One segment of Anatilimnocola aggregata DNA contains the following:
- a CDS encoding thiamine pyrophosphate-dependent enzyme has protein sequence MKSQAKQRTEMPVLDALQVLIDHCTDWIVVTNQSSSRSWPKLVRRPLDLHYNPSTMGGAVSLALGLAIAQPQRRVLCVSGDGALLMNLGSLVTVVTCAPENLVVCVLDNEMYEVTGGQQLPAPRKKPLDYSALAKGVGFEFPMEFNDLADWQKMSKHFLSHAGPTFLTLTVGPTPIEYLKSPTPPMSEMLPQFRAALET, from the coding sequence ATGAAGAGCCAAGCGAAACAGCGGACCGAAATGCCCGTCCTCGATGCGCTGCAAGTGCTCATCGACCATTGCACAGATTGGATCGTGGTCACCAATCAGAGTTCATCGCGCAGCTGGCCCAAGTTGGTCCGCCGGCCACTCGATTTGCACTACAACCCATCGACCATGGGTGGAGCTGTTTCGCTCGCGCTGGGCTTAGCGATCGCGCAGCCCCAGCGACGCGTGCTCTGCGTTTCGGGCGATGGGGCCCTGCTGATGAACTTGGGTTCACTGGTCACCGTCGTCACTTGCGCGCCGGAGAATCTGGTCGTGTGTGTGCTCGACAACGAGATGTATGAAGTGACCGGCGGACAGCAGTTGCCTGCACCGCGAAAGAAGCCGCTCGATTACTCAGCACTCGCGAAGGGGGTCGGATTCGAATTCCCGATGGAATTCAATGATCTGGCCGACTGGCAAAAAATGTCCAAGCACTTCCTCTCGCACGCCGGGCCCACATTCCTGACGCTAACCGTCGGGCCCACACCAATCGAGTATCTCAAATCTCCGACGCCGCCAATGAGTGAAATGTTGCCGCAATTCCGCGCAGCCCTCGAAACATAG
- a CDS encoding thiamine pyrophosphate-binding protein: MFTGPEFAATLSELRFTHVVWVPDTTIGPWEEAIEATDGLQLIRVCREGEAWPLAAGLHLGGKQPLVVMQTTGLYESGDALRNVIYDLHLPLFALIGVRNWLVADSKDSARRFAEPLVHAWQLNAVWLNTPEDKPKFYAHVRACREQQIAGVAMLAEGAP, encoded by the coding sequence ATGTTCACCGGACCTGAATTCGCGGCGACGCTGTCTGAGCTGCGCTTCACCCATGTCGTGTGGGTGCCCGATACCACGATCGGCCCTTGGGAAGAAGCCATTGAAGCCACCGATGGCTTGCAATTGATTCGCGTCTGTCGCGAGGGTGAAGCCTGGCCACTGGCAGCCGGTTTGCACCTGGGTGGCAAGCAGCCGCTGGTAGTGATGCAGACAACGGGGCTGTATGAATCGGGCGATGCGCTGCGGAATGTGATTTACGACTTGCACCTGCCGCTGTTCGCGCTGATTGGCGTGCGGAATTGGCTCGTGGCCGATTCGAAGGATTCCGCCCGCCGCTTCGCCGAGCCGCTGGTACATGCCTGGCAGCTGAACGCAGTCTGGCTCAACACGCCGGAGGATAAACCAAAGTTTTACGCGCACGTGCGAGCCTGTCGCGAACAACAAATTGCCGGCGTCGCCATGCTGGCGGAGGGAGCACCGTAA
- a CDS encoding Gfo/Idh/MocA family protein: MTDQDRVRISFIGAGGICEQRHLPNLQQIPGIELVAVCNRSRESGQRAQQKWGFARVETEWQKGIDDPAVDAIFVGTWPYLHRELSIAALNAGKHVFCQARLSMDWAEARQMVAAAQAQPQLVNMVCPSPFRVRWERTIKQLLASGRLGELQTVSVESTSFANGNPNQVSWREERELSGLNIMQVGIFAETIQAWCGEYQSLAATTAIPLREKTTAAGEKQLIQIPQIVSLSGMLSSGAICREYHSGLAIGSERSEITLFGSRGTCVANLREGRITLASGTSPHDQTLLDETGDPWRVEQEFIDAVRAARRGEAWQVSPDFAAGSRYMLKMQALHDSATQLRTVKLSEY; this comes from the coding sequence ATGACTGATCAGGATCGCGTGCGCATCAGCTTTATTGGCGCCGGCGGCATCTGCGAGCAGCGGCACTTGCCGAACCTGCAGCAGATTCCGGGCATCGAGCTTGTGGCGGTCTGCAACCGCTCGCGCGAGAGTGGCCAGCGAGCGCAGCAAAAGTGGGGCTTTGCCCGCGTCGAAACCGAGTGGCAAAAAGGGATCGACGATCCAGCTGTCGATGCCATCTTCGTCGGCACCTGGCCTTACCTGCATCGCGAGTTGTCGATTGCGGCGCTCAATGCCGGCAAGCATGTGTTCTGTCAGGCCCGCCTCTCGATGGACTGGGCCGAAGCCCGGCAAATGGTCGCTGCTGCCCAGGCTCAACCGCAATTGGTGAATATGGTCTGCCCTTCGCCATTCCGCGTGCGCTGGGAACGAACAATCAAACAACTCTTGGCCAGCGGTCGTCTAGGGGAGTTGCAGACGGTGAGCGTGGAATCGACAAGTTTTGCCAACGGCAATCCCAACCAGGTCAGTTGGCGGGAAGAGCGGGAACTGAGCGGGTTGAATATCATGCAGGTCGGCATCTTTGCCGAAACGATTCAGGCCTGGTGCGGCGAGTATCAATCGCTGGCAGCCACAACCGCGATTCCGCTCCGCGAAAAAACAACTGCAGCGGGCGAGAAACAGTTGATTCAGATTCCGCAAATCGTGTCGCTTAGCGGCATGCTCTCGAGCGGCGCAATATGCCGCGAATATCACAGCGGGTTAGCCATTGGCAGCGAACGCTCCGAGATCACGCTGTTCGGCTCGCGCGGCACTTGTGTGGCGAACCTGCGCGAAGGACGGATCACGCTCGCGAGTGGCACTTCGCCCCACGATCAAACGCTGCTCGACGAAACAGGGGATCCGTGGCGAGTTGAGCAGGAGTTCATCGACGCCGTGCGGGCTGCCCGGCGCGGCGAAGCATGGCAGGTGAGTCCCGACTTCGCCGCTGGAAGTCGCTACATGCTCAAGATGCAAGCGCTGCACGATTCGGCCACTCAACTTCGCACCGTGAAGTTGAGTGAGTATTGA